In a single window of the Balneolaceae bacterium genome:
- a CDS encoding LD-carboxypeptidase has protein sequence MYSRRQFLRNLSLLGGALAVPVSRTRAADGAVPLSPPALRPGDTIGLVSPASALPEQAEYDRVLQRVRDLGYRVREGAHARNTWGNFGGTDRERANDLHAMFRDPKVDAVMAFRGGWGSARILPLLDFSLIVSHPKALIGFSDITSLLMAVYARTGMVTFHGPVGRSEWTPFTTGCFHRVLRQGGTGALAGADAGDKGEVRTLREGRAEGVLLGGNLSVLTAMAGTGWLPDFEGAVLFLEEVGEDYYRIDRMLTQLGQTGLLKGLAGFAFGRCASCERGTPRAHGLREVLEQHLLPLGIPAVMGLPFGHVDHSLTIPVGVRARLDAGTGTLELLESPVAHEEEG, from the coding sequence ATGTACAGCCGTAGGCAGTTCCTCCGAAACCTTTCCCTGCTGGGCGGCGCCCTCGCCGTCCCGGTCTCCAGGACACGGGCCGCGGACGGTGCCGTGCCTCTCAGCCCCCCCGCCTTGCGTCCCGGCGACACCATTGGACTGGTAAGCCCTGCCAGCGCCCTGCCCGAACAGGCGGAATACGACCGCGTGCTGCAGCGCGTGCGCGATCTGGGCTACCGGGTCCGGGAGGGCGCGCACGCGCGCAACACCTGGGGTAACTTCGGGGGCACCGACCGCGAACGCGCGAACGACCTGCACGCGATGTTCCGCGACCCGAAGGTAGACGCCGTCATGGCGTTCCGCGGGGGGTGGGGATCCGCCCGCATCCTGCCCCTGCTGGACTTCAGCCTTATCGTGTCCCATCCCAAGGCGCTCATCGGATTCAGCGACATTACCTCCCTTCTCATGGCGGTATACGCACGCACGGGCATGGTCACCTTCCATGGCCCGGTGGGCAGATCGGAGTGGACGCCCTTCACCACCGGCTGTTTTCACCGCGTGCTGAGGCAGGGGGGAACGGGCGCTCTTGCCGGGGCGGACGCAGGGGACAAAGGTGAGGTGCGTACCCTTCGGGAAGGCCGGGCCGAGGGCGTGCTGCTCGGCGGCAATCTGAGTGTGCTCACCGCCATGGCGGGCACCGGCTGGCTGCCCGATTTTGAAGGCGCCGTACTCTTTCTGGAAGAGGTTGGGGAGGACTACTACCGCATCGACCGCATGCTCACCCAGCTGGGACAAACCGGACTGCTGAAGGGGCTGGCCGGATTCGCCTTCGGACGCTGCGCCTCCTGCGAAAGGGGCACGCCGCGGGCACACGGGCTTCGCGAGGTGCTGGAGCAGCATCTTCTGCCCCTGGGAATACCGGCAGTCATGGGACTCCCGTTCGGTCATGTGGACCACAGCCTGACCATCCCCGTAGGCGTGCGCGCTCGCCTGGACGCCGGCACGGGCACGCTGGAACTGCTGGAAAGTCCCGTGGCGCACGAGGAAGAGGGGTAG
- the nadD gene encoding nicotinate (nicotinamide) nucleotide adenylyltransferase, which yields MPSPRSTGIMGGTFDPVHRGHLSIARSFLESGRLTELWVLLTPHPPHKERQALSGYEDRLEMLKAAFSGMERVRISDLETRLPRPSWTWRTLAHLRDEHPERPFLLCIGEDSYRHFTHWKKWRRIVRHHAILVAERPDAPAREVPEELKTRVHFVPHKPVEVSSTDIRRTLAEGGDVSPWLPEPVLAIIRSRKLYQTDDHVQP from the coding sequence GTGCCTTCCCCTCGTTCCACCGGGATCATGGGAGGCACCTTCGACCCCGTCCACCGGGGACACCTCTCGATTGCACGCTCTTTCCTGGAGAGCGGGCGCTTAACCGAACTCTGGGTGCTGCTCACGCCCCATCCCCCGCACAAGGAGCGGCAGGCCCTCAGCGGCTATGAAGACCGTCTGGAGATGCTGAAGGCCGCCTTTTCCGGCATGGAGCGCGTAAGGATTTCCGATCTTGAAACCCGTCTTCCCCGTCCCTCGTGGACCTGGCGCACCCTGGCGCACCTGCGTGACGAACACCCGGAGCGTCCGTTCCTCCTGTGCATCGGCGAAGACTCCTACCGCCATTTTACGCATTGGAAGAAGTGGCGCAGGATCGTCCGCCATCATGCCATTCTGGTGGCCGAAAGGCCCGACGCGCCGGCACGCGAGGTGCCGGAGGAGCTGAAGACGCGTGTACATTTCGTACCCCATAAGCCCGTGGAGGTCTCCTCCACCGACATACGCCGGACCCTGGCCGAAGGCGGGGACGTCTCCCCCTGGCTTCCGGAACCGGTGCTCGCCATCATCCGCAGCCGTAAGCTTTACCAGACCGACGACCATGTACAGCCGTAG
- the bamD gene encoding outer membrane protein assembly factor BamD, protein MQSIYTKSLLLSLLATMLLASCTKRELIRQGDSLEVAYEKALALYEDEHYADAARAFETVIQIGLGTDYGRHAQYYLAESYYNDRRYLLAATEYERFISQFPRSERREEVQFKEAYCYYQLSPRYRLDQEYTYTAIEKLRIFNSNFSDSDRTQEAAQYISDLRAKLARKQYNAGDLYMRMREYEAAIIYFDLTIENYPDTPWAEQALVDEINAYNIYASRSVEEMQRPRYESAVEAYETYVQLFPNGENRSLAEQYVDNARSALSSLPGAPAADSVGADNRPTP, encoded by the coding sequence ATGCAATCCATCTACACCAAATCTTTGCTTCTGAGTCTTCTGGCGACCATGCTGCTGGCCTCCTGCACAAAACGCGAGCTGATCCGCCAGGGCGACTCCCTCGAGGTCGCCTATGAGAAGGCCCTGGCCCTGTATGAAGACGAGCACTATGCCGACGCGGCCCGCGCCTTCGAGACCGTCATCCAGATCGGTCTGGGCACCGATTACGGGCGCCATGCCCAGTATTACCTGGCGGAGTCGTACTACAACGACCGCCGCTACCTGCTGGCCGCCACCGAGTATGAACGTTTCATCTCGCAGTTCCCGCGTTCCGAACGCCGGGAGGAGGTTCAGTTCAAGGAAGCCTACTGCTATTACCAGCTCAGTCCGCGTTACCGCCTCGACCAGGAGTACACGTATACCGCAATTGAAAAGCTGCGCATTTTCAACTCCAACTTTTCGGATTCGGACCGCACCCAGGAGGCCGCGCAGTACATCTCCGATCTGCGTGCGAAACTGGCCCGCAAGCAGTACAATGCGGGCGACCTCTACATGCGCATGCGCGAGTACGAGGCGGCCATCATCTACTTCGACCTGACCATCGAGAACTACCCCGACACGCCCTGGGCAGAGCAGGCGCTGGTGGATGAGATCAACGCCTACAACATCTACGCATCGCGCAGCGTGGAGGAGATGCAGCGCCCCCGCTACGAGTCAGCTGTGGAAGCCTATGAAACCTACGTTCAGCTTTTTCCCAACGGGGAGAACCGCAGCCTGGCCGAACAGTACGTGGATAACGCCCGGTCGGCCCTCTCCTCGCTGCCCGGCGCCCCGGCGGCGGACAGCGTCGGCGCGGACAACAGGCCCACCCCGTAA